In uncultured Methanobrevibacter sp., the following proteins share a genomic window:
- a CDS encoding tetratricopeptide repeat protein encodes MPIMSFGSQNINIITNKKAMTVRKLWKTPLKVGDRLHCYWNLASKEKKKIFEAQVTDVKTLPFKEIKNNDKLAQEEGYEDSKEMVREFKKMYPDGISDDDLFQVIYFEKLDINKWKGEKIDQKEMITQRADILFDTGKYDKSVLCYNAALKIDPNDVYLLNKKGDNLSRLDRFDESIECYDKALEIEGD; translated from the coding sequence ATGCCAATCATGTCCTTTGGAAGTCAGAACATAAATATAATCACAAATAAAAAAGCTATGACTGTAAGGAAGTTATGGAAAACACCTTTAAAAGTTGGAGATAGGCTTCATTGTTATTGGAATTTAGCTTCTAAAGAAAAAAAGAAAATCTTCGAAGCTCAAGTTACTGATGTTAAAACACTCCCATTTAAAGAAATAAAAAACAATGATAAGCTAGCTCAAGAGGAAGGATACGAAGATTCCAAGGAAATGGTTAGGGAATTTAAAAAAATGTATCCTGACGGAATCTCTGATGATGATTTATTCCAAGTGATCTATTTTGAAAAACTGGACATAAATAAATGGAAAGGGGAAAAAATCGACCAAAAAGAGATGATTACCCAAAGGGCAGACATTTTATTTGATACAGGCAAATATGACAAGTCTGTCTTGTGCTACAATGCCGCTTTAAAGATTGATCCTAATGATGTTTATCTCTTAAACAAAAAAGGAGACAATTTAAGCAGGCTCGACCGTTTTGATGAATCCATTGAATGTTATGACAAGGCTTTGGAAATAGAAGGGGATAA
- a CDS encoding anaerobic ribonucleoside-triphosphate reductase activating protein codes for MEYSVTVTSSIEYPKNMSFVIFLAKCPLRCPYCSNSEILEEGTEISLEEIYEKIDDSAMFMDAVVVSGGEPLVQYEDVIEIFKYVREIGLKTKLDTSGVYPDRLQKILDLGLVDYVAMDVKAPFDKYNEVINADIGQKVKESMEIVNSYEDITLECRTTYCPKLLTEEDLFTIVDEVECDLYTIQQFRNRCVLDESLAEAEEPNPHDMEDIAKRIKEAYPNQKINVKTAEFGQKSI; via the coding sequence ATGGAATACAGCGTTACAGTAACATCATCAATTGAATATCCTAAAAATATGTCTTTTGTAATATTTTTAGCAAAATGCCCTCTTAGGTGTCCTTATTGCAGTAATAGTGAAATTTTGGAAGAGGGAACTGAAATCAGCTTGGAAGAGATATATGAAAAAATTGATGATTCTGCAATGTTTATGGATGCTGTTGTTGTCTCAGGTGGAGAACCTTTAGTCCAATATGAAGATGTTATTGAAATCTTCAAATATGTTAGGGAAATCGGCCTTAAAACCAAATTGGATACAAGCGGAGTTTACCCAGATAGACTTCAAAAAATACTTGATTTAGGATTAGTGGATTATGTGGCTATGGATGTTAAGGCACCATTCGATAAATACAATGAAGTCATCAATGCAGATATTGGGCAAAAGGTAAAGGAATCCATGGAAATTGTAAATAGCTATGAGGATATCACTTTAGAATGCAGAACCACTTATTGCCCTAAATTGCTCACAGAAGAAGACCTTTTTACAATAGTGGATGAAGTGGAATGTGATTTATACACCATTCAGCAATTTAGAAACAGATGCGTTTTAGATGAATCATTGGCAGAGGCAGAAGAGCCAAACCCTCATGACATGGAAGATATCGCTAAAAGGATTAAAGAAGCATATCCTAATCAAAAAATAAATGTAAAAACTGCAGAATTTGGTCAAAAAAGCATTTAA
- the hisC gene encoding histidinol-phosphate transaminase, protein MKVRKEVEELDPYVPGRSKEEIAQEFGVKKEDIIKLGSNENPWGPSPKVKEAIEKELTNINRYPESDLEELKKEFARYSNVKPEQIIVGGDGADELIDTLAKTFIEPGDEFIVPLPSYMYYEFLFKPYGAIPNYAKWNLETNTLDLDSVLNAINEKTKMLFLCTPNNPTGALISQEELRAILDKTNKSKGGLCDAVVVIDEAYFEYSETTNVNLLDEYDNIFILRTMSKVMGLAGMRIGYGISSKEIIEFMHRIKPVFSLTKLSYIAALTTIKDTEYIEKSIKDGIESRDFLYDEISKMKSVKVYKSYSNFMLIDIHNTGYTAAEITREFMKRGMIVRDCTSFKGLDEYYFRISICTLEEDKKFLNVMREILNED, encoded by the coding sequence ATGAAAGTACGTAAAGAAGTAGAGGAATTAGACCCTTATGTTCCTGGAAGATCAAAAGAGGAAATCGCACAGGAATTTGGAGTTAAAAAAGAAGATATCATCAAATTGGGATCTAATGAAAATCCATGGGGACCATCTCCAAAAGTAAAGGAAGCTATTGAAAAAGAACTTACAAACATTAACAGATACCCTGAATCTGATTTGGAAGAACTTAAAAAGGAATTTGCAAGATACTCCAATGTAAAGCCAGAACAGATAATCGTTGGAGGGGATGGTGCAGATGAACTTATTGATACTTTAGCAAAAACCTTCATTGAACCTGGTGACGAATTTATAGTCCCTTTACCTTCTTACATGTATTATGAATTCTTATTCAAGCCATATGGCGCCATTCCAAATTATGCAAAATGGAATTTGGAAACAAATACTCTTGATTTGGATTCTGTACTCAATGCAATAAACGAAAAAACAAAAATGCTATTTTTATGCACACCAAATAACCCAACTGGAGCACTGATTTCACAAGAGGAATTAAGAGCGATTCTAGATAAAACCAATAAATCCAAAGGCGGACTGTGTGATGCAGTGGTTGTAATAGATGAAGCATACTTTGAATACTCAGAAACCACTAATGTAAACCTTTTAGATGAGTATGACAATATTTTCATTCTTAGAACAATGTCTAAGGTAATGGGACTTGCAGGAATGAGAATAGGCTATGGTATTTCAAGCAAGGAGATAATTGAATTCATGCACAGAATCAAACCTGTCTTCTCACTTACAAAACTTTCATACATAGCTGCTCTCACTACAATAAAAGACACTGAATACATTGAAAAATCCATTAAGGATGGAATAGAAAGCAGAGACTTCTTATATGATGAGATATCTAAAATGAAATCAGTTAAAGTCTATAAATCATATTCAAATTTCATGTTAATTGACATTCACAATACAGGTTACACAGCTGCAGAGATTACAAGAGAATTCATGAAAAGAGGAATGATTGTAAGAGACTGCACTTCATTTAAAGGATTGGATGAATATTACTTTAGAATAAGCATTTGTACATTGGAAGAAGATAAAAAATTCTTAAATGTCATGCGAGAAATTTTAAACGAAGATTAA
- a CDS encoding gamma carbonic anhydrase family protein — protein sequence MKLNEPVKIFPGAQVIGDVEIGENCSIWHGAVIRGDVGPIRIGKNSNVQDNCVLHTSANLTLRIGDNVSIGHGAVVHGCEIDDNVLIGMNATVLNGAKIGKNSIVGAGAVVSENKVFPENSLILGVPGKLIKETTQEQRDHIIWNASHYVELANEYDE from the coding sequence ATGAAACTCAATGAACCCGTAAAAATATTCCCTGGTGCACAAGTAATCGGTGATGTTGAAATTGGTGAAAACTGTTCCATTTGGCATGGCGCAGTTATTCGGGGAGATGTAGGACCTATAAGAATTGGTAAAAACTCCAATGTGCAGGACAACTGTGTTCTTCACACTTCAGCAAACTTGACTCTTAGAATTGGAGACAATGTCTCTATCGGACATGGTGCTGTAGTTCATGGATGTGAAATTGATGACAATGTTCTTATAGGAATGAACGCTACTGTTTTAAATGGCGCTAAAATTGGAAAGAACTCAATTGTAGGTGCTGGAGCAGTGGTTAGCGAAAATAAGGTATTTCCGGAAAACAGTTTAATATTAGGTGTTCCTGGAAAGCTTATTAAGGAAACTACACAAGAACAAAGAGACCATATTATTTGGAATGCATCACACTATGTTGAACTTGCAAATGAATACGATGAATAA
- the glmU gene encoding bifunctional sugar-1-phosphate nucleotidylyltransferase/acetyltransferase has protein sequence MKAIILSAGEGTRMRPLTLTKPKTMLPVAGKPIIQYNIEALRDCGVKDILLIVGYKEEIVRNYFKDGSHLGVNISYATQSKLEGTADAIGYGKDFIEDSLITLNGDIILDVDILTEIIEDYEKSKPDTLMVLTEVEDPSAFGVVELDGDNIINIVEKPKKEEAPSNLINTGIYIFNKDIFDKIAKTEVSPRGEYEITDSLSLQIADGKVVKGHKTTKEWMDIGKPWELIEINEELLNNIEGEIKGTVEEGVTIHGEVFLDEGSLLRSGVYIKGPVYIGKNCDIGPNSYIRGNSYFGDNVHIGNAVEIKNSIIMENTNVSHLSYVGDSILGSNCNIAAGTNIANLRFDNKTVKTTIKNKKTDTGRRKLGAIVGDSVKTGINSSLSPGVKIGVRATIGSGVLLYEDLESDMRVLVKQEHIYQNKKETGQISLEEAEDNKEE, from the coding sequence GTGAAAGCTATAATTTTAAGTGCAGGCGAAGGAACAAGAATGAGACCTTTGACTCTCACAAAGCCTAAAACAATGTTGCCTGTTGCTGGAAAACCTATTATTCAATATAATATAGAGGCACTGCGAGACTGCGGTGTGAAAGATATTCTCCTTATTGTAGGATATAAAGAGGAGATCGTTAGAAATTACTTTAAGGATGGTTCCCATCTTGGAGTGAATATCAGTTATGCTACACAAAGCAAATTGGAAGGAACTGCAGATGCAATAGGATACGGAAAAGACTTCATTGAAGACAGTTTAATCACTCTTAATGGAGACATCATATTAGATGTGGATATCCTTACTGAAATCATTGAAGATTATGAAAAATCCAAGCCAGACACATTAATGGTACTTACAGAAGTTGAAGATCCAAGCGCATTCGGTGTTGTTGAATTGGATGGGGACAACATCATAAATATTGTTGAAAAGCCTAAAAAAGAGGAAGCTCCAAGTAATTTGATAAACACTGGAATCTATATTTTCAATAAGGACATTTTTGATAAAATTGCTAAAACTGAAGTTTCCCCAAGAGGAGAATATGAAATCACAGATTCATTATCCCTCCAGATAGCTGATGGGAAAGTGGTTAAAGGACATAAAACCACAAAAGAATGGATGGACATTGGAAAACCATGGGAATTGATTGAAATCAACGAAGAATTGCTCAACAATATTGAAGGAGAAATCAAAGGAACTGTTGAAGAAGGAGTAACTATCCATGGGGAAGTATTTTTAGATGAAGGAAGCCTTCTTCGTTCTGGAGTTTACATTAAAGGTCCTGTTTACATTGGTAAAAACTGTGACATTGGACCAAACTCATACATTAGAGGAAATTCATACTTTGGGGATAATGTCCACATAGGTAATGCAGTGGAGATTAAAAACTCTATCATTATGGAAAACACCAATGTAAGCCATTTAAGTTATGTAGGTGACTCCATTTTAGGTTCCAATTGTAATATTGCAGCTGGAACAAACATTGCTAACTTACGTTTTGACAATAAGACTGTGAAAACCACAATTAAAAATAAAAAGACAGACACTGGAAGACGTAAATTAGGTGCAATTGTAGGGGACTCTGTAAAAACAGGTATCAACTCAAGTTTAAGCCCTGGAGTTAAAATAGGAGTCAGAGCTACAATTGGTTCAGGTGTTTTATTATATGAAGACCTAGAGTCTGACATGAGAGTCTTGGTAAAACAAGAACACATTTACCAGAACAAAAAAGAAACTGGGCAAATCTCTCTAGAAGAAGCAGAAGATAATAAAGAAGAATAA
- a CDS encoding rubredoxin: protein MVKYVCMHCEYTWDSETGDETYKVPAGPIEDFPDDWVCPQCAAGIEGIITEDE, encoded by the coding sequence ATGGTAAAATATGTATGTATGCATTGTGAATACACTTGGGACTCTGAAACTGGAGATGAAACTTACAAAGTACCAGCAGGACCTATCGAAGACTTCCCTGATGACTGGGTATGCCCTCAATGTGCTGCAGGTATTGAAGGAATTATTACTGAAGATGAATAA